The following are from one region of the Penaeus chinensis breed Huanghai No. 1 chromosome 32, ASM1920278v2, whole genome shotgun sequence genome:
- the LOC125042658 gene encoding protein tumorous imaginal discs, mitochondrial-like isoform X2 translates to MAASIGLRTAPLLKTFQKPSLSHQLRFFKTCPTSFSICCKTSPKMGRIKVSSGLWNGGQLLRIAATASFHTSSSLRKRDYYDVLGVPRNASSKDVKKAYYQLAKKYHPDVNKNDPSSQKKFTEVSEAYEVLGDDEKRRQYDTMGHTAEEMGRAGGAGAGNPFQSGWQYQTTIDPEELFRRIFGDFGRGSMDMGDQDFAESAFGFGAAQEIAINLTFSQAARGINKDMTLNTVDICPKCTGSRCEPGTKASRCQYCNGTGMETMSTGPFVMRQTCRYCHGTRMHIKFPCTECEGKGQTVQRKTVTVPVPAGVEDGQTLRMTVGRKEVFIRMKVSKSDYFRRDGADVHTDVTVSLAQAALGGATRVQGIYEDITLQIPKGTQSHSRICLNGKGIKRINTYGYGDHYVHVKIRIPTKLSAEQEALLTALAELETDTPGTINGITYTKDGRKKAYQEQAAQTQDTKASTQESGPFSTKSDANDGLLTKIKRAIFG, encoded by the exons ATGGCCGCCAGCATCGGCCTCCGCACGGCGCCGCTCCTCAAAACCTTTCAGAAACCGTCGCTTTCCCACCAGTTAAGATTCTTCAAGACATGCCCGACGAGCTTTTCGATATGCTGCAAGACGTCGCCCAAAATGGGGAGGATAAAGGTGTCCTCCGGGCTGTGGAATGGAG GTCAGCTTTTAAGAATAGCAGCAACTGCTTCATTCCATACTTCGTCAAGCCTGAGAAAGCGTGATTACTATGATGTCCTGGGTGTACCACGTAATGCATCTTCAAAGGATGTCAAGAAAGCCTATTACCAACTTGCTAAGAAATATCATCCAGATGTGAATAAGAACGATCCCTCATCTCAAAAAAAGTTCACAGAGGTGTCAGAGGCATATGAG GTTTTAGGGGATGATGAGAAACGTCGGCAGTATGACACCATGGGCCACACAGCGGAGGAGATGGGTAGGGCTGGAGGCGCTGGTGCGGGCAACCCATTCCAGTCAGGGTGGCAGTATCAGACTACAATTGATCCAGAAGAACTCTTTAGAAGAATCTTTGGTGATTTTGGAAGAGGAAGCATGGACATGGGAGACCAAGATTTTGCAGAATCAGCCTTTGGGTTTGGTGCAGCGCAGGAG ATAGCCATCAATTTAACCTTTTCACAAGCCGCTCGAGGAATCAACAAAGACATGACCTTGAACACAGTTGATATATGTCCAAAGTGCACAGGGTCCCGATGTGAACCTGGTACCAAGGCGAGTCGCTGTCAGTACTGTAATGGCACAGGCATGGAAACAATGAGTACAG gacCCTTTGTGATGCGTCAGACTTGTCGATATTGCCATGGGACTCGCATGCACATAAAGTTCCCCTGTACAGAATGTGAAGGAAAAGGCCAAACAGTACAAAGGAAGACAGTCACCGTTCCTGTTCCTGCAG GTGTTGAGGATGGACAGACACTGAGGATGACCGTTGGTAGGAAGGAAGTTTTTATCCGCATGAAGGTTTCCAAGAGTGATTATTTCCGACGAGATGGTGCAGATGTCCACACAGATGTAACCGTGTCCCTGGCTCAAGCAGCACTAGGGGGAGCCACCAGAGTACAGGGCATCTATGAAGATATCACACTACAG ATTCCAAAGGGCACACAGTCCCACTCCAGAATATGTTTGAATGGCAAAGGCATTAAGCGTATCAACACCTATGGCTATGGTGACCACTATGTCCACGTCAAGATAAGGATACCAACAAAACTCTCAGCAGAACAAGAAGCCTTGTTGACAGCTTTGGCAGAGCTTGAAACAGACACACCAGGGACCATCAATGGCATCACCTACACCAAAGACG GAAGGAAGAAAGCCTATCAAGAACAGGCAGCACAGACTCAAGACACAAAAGCTTCCACTCAAGAGTCAGGGCCCTTCTCCACCAAGTCTGATGCCAACGATGGCCTCTTGACCAAAATTAAGCGTGCTATTTTTGGTTAG
- the LOC125042658 gene encoding protein tumorous imaginal discs, mitochondrial-like isoform X1 produces MAASIGLRTAPLLKTFQKPSLSHQLRFFKTCPTSFSICCKTSPKMGRIKVSSGLWNGGQLLRIAATASFHTSSSLRKRDYYDVLGVPRNASSKDVKKAYYQLAKKYHPDVNKNDPSSQKKFTEVSEAYEVLGDDEKRRQYDTMGHTAEEMGRAGGAGAGNPFQSGWQYQTTIDPEELFRRIFGDFGRGSMDMGDQDFAESAFGFGAAQEIAINLTFSQAARGINKDMTLNTVDICPKCTGSRCEPGTKASRCQYCNGTGMETMSTGPFVMRQTCRYCHGTRMHIKFPCTECEGKGQTVQRKTVTVPVPAGVEDGQTLRMTVGRKEVFIRMKVSKSDYFRRDGADVHTDVTVSLAQAALGGATRVQGIYEDITLQIPKGTQSHSRICLNGKGIKRINTYGYGDHYVHVKIRIPTKLSAEQEALLTALAELETDTPGTINGITYTKDGKQVAVEENDTLRQIRAILRGNIEEIVARKVADDVEDAAEDTKRPTEDDSKQGDRVEAKK; encoded by the exons ATGGCCGCCAGCATCGGCCTCCGCACGGCGCCGCTCCTCAAAACCTTTCAGAAACCGTCGCTTTCCCACCAGTTAAGATTCTTCAAGACATGCCCGACGAGCTTTTCGATATGCTGCAAGACGTCGCCCAAAATGGGGAGGATAAAGGTGTCCTCCGGGCTGTGGAATGGAG GTCAGCTTTTAAGAATAGCAGCAACTGCTTCATTCCATACTTCGTCAAGCCTGAGAAAGCGTGATTACTATGATGTCCTGGGTGTACCACGTAATGCATCTTCAAAGGATGTCAAGAAAGCCTATTACCAACTTGCTAAGAAATATCATCCAGATGTGAATAAGAACGATCCCTCATCTCAAAAAAAGTTCACAGAGGTGTCAGAGGCATATGAG GTTTTAGGGGATGATGAGAAACGTCGGCAGTATGACACCATGGGCCACACAGCGGAGGAGATGGGTAGGGCTGGAGGCGCTGGTGCGGGCAACCCATTCCAGTCAGGGTGGCAGTATCAGACTACAATTGATCCAGAAGAACTCTTTAGAAGAATCTTTGGTGATTTTGGAAGAGGAAGCATGGACATGGGAGACCAAGATTTTGCAGAATCAGCCTTTGGGTTTGGTGCAGCGCAGGAG ATAGCCATCAATTTAACCTTTTCACAAGCCGCTCGAGGAATCAACAAAGACATGACCTTGAACACAGTTGATATATGTCCAAAGTGCACAGGGTCCCGATGTGAACCTGGTACCAAGGCGAGTCGCTGTCAGTACTGTAATGGCACAGGCATGGAAACAATGAGTACAG gacCCTTTGTGATGCGTCAGACTTGTCGATATTGCCATGGGACTCGCATGCACATAAAGTTCCCCTGTACAGAATGTGAAGGAAAAGGCCAAACAGTACAAAGGAAGACAGTCACCGTTCCTGTTCCTGCAG GTGTTGAGGATGGACAGACACTGAGGATGACCGTTGGTAGGAAGGAAGTTTTTATCCGCATGAAGGTTTCCAAGAGTGATTATTTCCGACGAGATGGTGCAGATGTCCACACAGATGTAACCGTGTCCCTGGCTCAAGCAGCACTAGGGGGAGCCACCAGAGTACAGGGCATCTATGAAGATATCACACTACAG ATTCCAAAGGGCACACAGTCCCACTCCAGAATATGTTTGAATGGCAAAGGCATTAAGCGTATCAACACCTATGGCTATGGTGACCACTATGTCCACGTCAAGATAAGGATACCAACAAAACTCTCAGCAGAACAAGAAGCCTTGTTGACAGCTTTGGCAGAGCTTGAAACAGACACACCAGGGACCATCAATGGCATCACCTACACCAAAGACG GTAAACAAGTTGCTGTCGAGGAAAATGATACTCTGAGGCAGATCCGTGCTATACTAAGGGGCAATATAGAAGAAATTGTTGCTCGGAAAGTTGCAGATGATGTGGAGGATGCAGCAGAGGACACAAAGAGACCAACAGAAGATGATAGTAAACAAGGAGACAGAGTCGAAGCCAAGAAATAA